CTGGCAGCCTGGGCTATCGGCGTGGCCTGGTTGGCCTTGGTGATCACCGCCCATCGCCTGTACCTGACAGTGCGGACACGGCGCCACAGGGCGGTAGTCTCTTGACACCGGGCCGATCACTCGGCTTAACTGAATTACGTATGCTGAAATAACAGTTCCATGATGCGGAAGCTTGAAGCAAAGGCTTCCTCTTGCACCAGCAGGAGTTCCGCATAGCCCACACCATGGATGCCAGCATTTGCACGAGGATGTCACAAGCATGGAGCTTGCAGAATTCAACAGTGTTGACCGGGACGAGGCCATCAGGATCCTGACCCCCTGCCTGGATATCAGCCGCTGGGTAGAGGCCATCGCTGACGCGCGGCCCTTCGCCACCGTCGACGAACTGCTGGGCCACGCCCAGCGCGCCGCCGAACCGTTCACCGCCGCCGAGGTGGAATCCGCCATGGCACACCACCCCCGCATCGGCGAACGCCCCAAGGCCCAAACCACCGAGGCCGCAATGTCGCGTTCGGAGCAGGCCGGAGTGGATCCTGGAGACAGCGACACCACTACCGCCTTGGCTGAGGGCAACCGGGCCTACGAGGAAAAGTTCGGCAGGGTCTTCCTGATCCGTGCCGCCGGCCGCAGCGCCCAGGAAATCCTCAGCACCCTTCAGGAACGCATCACCCACACCCCCGAAGAAGAAGACACAATTGTGGCTGGCCAGCTGCGGGAGATCGCACTGTTGCGCCTCTCCGGACTGATCAGCGAAGGAGTCAACGCATGAGCGTTTCACAAGTAACAACCCACATCCTGGACACAGGTTCCGGACGCCCGGCGGCGGGTGTCGCCGTCGTACTTTACGTCCGTGAAGGTGACAACTGGACCCTGGTGGCGAAGGGCGAAACCGACGCCGACGGCCGCATCAAGACCCTCGGTCCGGAGCGGATTCCGGGCGGCGCTTACCGGCTGAATTTTGCCACCGGCGCCTATTACGAGGGCCTCGGCACCGAGACGTTCTTCCCTGAAGTGGACCTGAACTTCACAGTTTCCGACGCCGGCGAGCACTATCACGTGCCGCTCCTGCTGAGCCCGTTCGCGTTCTCGACGTACCGCGGCAGCTAACCCACCCCGCCGAGTTGCCAGTTAATGCCAATGTTCGTCAAGGACATTGGCATTAACTGTCGTATCGGCGGAGAACGGTACGCTTGAAGGCATGGCTTCAGAGGACACCACCCCCAACTCCGCCCGCCGCGAGATCACGGTCCGCCGGGCACCCAAGTTTGTACCCTTCATGATTTTGGGAGCAGTGGTTGGTGCAATCGTGGCCGCCATCATCGCGTACGGCCGCCAAGCCGACCCCGCCTTCGACGCCGGTACAGTGTTCGGCTTCTTCCTGATCGTTTGCGCGGGCGGAGGCGTCATCCTCTTCTCCATCCTCGCCCTGATCCTGGACCGCATCAGCGTCAAGCGCTCCCAGCGCGCCGTAGTGGAAGCCGTTCCGGATTCGGTTCCGGACCAAGG
Above is a genomic segment from Arthrobacter sp. YN containing:
- the uraD gene encoding 2-oxo-4-hydroxy-4-carboxy-5-ureidoimidazoline decarboxylase, with product MELAEFNSVDRDEAIRILTPCLDISRWVEAIADARPFATVDELLGHAQRAAEPFTAAEVESAMAHHPRIGERPKAQTTEAAMSRSEQAGVDPGDSDTTTALAEGNRAYEEKFGRVFLIRAAGRSAQEILSTLQERITHTPEEEDTIVAGQLREIALLRLSGLISEGVNA
- the uraH gene encoding hydroxyisourate hydrolase; the protein is MSVSQVTTHILDTGSGRPAAGVAVVLYVREGDNWTLVAKGETDADGRIKTLGPERIPGGAYRLNFATGAYYEGLGTETFFPEVDLNFTVSDAGEHYHVPLLLSPFAFSTYRGS